The following are encoded in a window of Nocardioides houyundeii genomic DNA:
- the nth gene encoding endonuclease III has product MPVAPRPSRVVVPAPPDTSLVRRARKINRVLAETYPDARCELDFDDPFQLLVVTVLSAQTTDRRVNAVRPRLFAAYPDPAAMAAAPRESLEQIVGPLGFFRAKTESLLKLSAALVERYDGQVPGRLEDLVTLPGVGRKTANVVLGNAFGVPGITVDTHFGRLVRRFGWTEETDPVKVEHEIGALFPKKDWTMLSHHVIWHGRRRCHAKKPACGACPVAQWCPSYGAGPTDPVVAAALVKTQGPA; this is encoded by the coding sequence GTGCCTGTAGCCCCCCGTCCCAGCCGCGTGGTCGTCCCCGCGCCGCCCGACACCTCGCTGGTGCGCCGTGCCCGCAAGATCAACCGGGTGCTCGCCGAGACCTATCCCGACGCGCGCTGCGAGCTGGACTTCGACGACCCGTTCCAGCTGCTCGTGGTCACCGTCCTCAGCGCCCAGACCACCGACCGGCGGGTCAACGCGGTGCGCCCGAGGCTGTTCGCGGCGTACCCGGACCCCGCGGCGATGGCCGCGGCACCGCGGGAGAGCCTGGAGCAGATCGTCGGACCGCTGGGGTTCTTCCGGGCCAAGACCGAGTCGCTGCTCAAGCTGAGCGCCGCGCTGGTCGAGCGGTACGACGGCCAGGTGCCGGGCCGGCTGGAGGACCTGGTGACCCTGCCCGGGGTGGGGCGCAAGACGGCCAACGTGGTGCTCGGCAACGCCTTCGGCGTCCCCGGGATCACCGTCGACACGCACTTCGGCCGGCTGGTGCGCCGCTTCGGCTGGACCGAGGAGACCGATCCGGTCAAGGTCGAGCACGAGATCGGCGCGCTGTTCCCCAAGAAGGACTGGACGATGCTCAGCCACCACGTCATCTGGCACGGGCGTAGGCGCTGCCACGCCAAGAAGCCGGCTTGCGGCGCGTGCCCGGTCGCGCAGTGGTGCCCGTCGTACGGCGCGGGGCCCACCGACCCCGTGGTCGCGGCCGCGCTGGTCAAGACCCAGGGTCCGGCATGA
- a CDS encoding Crp/Fnr family transcriptional regulator, with amino-acid sequence MDTDVLRQAPLFSALDDEAAAALRNSMAETKLRRGEVLFHEGDSGDRLYIVTDGKVKLGRSAADGRENLLAVMGPGQMFGELSLFDPGPRSATVTAVTDAGFASLSHDDLLLWLEGRPMVARSLLSQLAARLRKSNDVVSDLVFSDVPGRVAKALLDLAERFGRTADDGVHVHHDLTQEELAQLVGASRETVNKALADFASRGWIRLEPRSVVIMDVDRLGRRAR; translated from the coding sequence GTGGACACCGACGTGCTTCGGCAGGCACCGCTCTTCAGCGCACTCGACGACGAGGCCGCCGCCGCCCTGCGCAACTCGATGGCCGAGACGAAGCTGCGACGCGGCGAGGTCCTCTTCCACGAGGGCGACTCCGGCGACCGGCTCTACATCGTGACCGACGGCAAGGTGAAGCTCGGCCGCTCGGCCGCCGACGGCCGGGAGAACCTGCTCGCGGTGATGGGACCCGGACAGATGTTCGGCGAGCTCTCCCTCTTCGACCCGGGCCCGCGCTCGGCCACCGTCACCGCGGTCACCGACGCGGGGTTCGCCTCGCTCTCCCACGACGACCTGCTGCTCTGGCTGGAGGGCCGCCCGATGGTGGCCCGCAGCCTGCTCTCGCAGCTGGCCGCCCGGCTGCGCAAGTCCAACGACGTGGTCTCCGACCTGGTCTTCTCCGACGTCCCCGGGCGCGTGGCCAAGGCCCTGCTCGACCTGGCCGAGCGCTTCGGCCGCACCGCCGACGACGGGGTGCACGTGCACCACGACCTCACCCAGGAGGAGCTCGCCCAGCTGGTCGGCGCCTCGCGGGAGACCGTCAACAAGGCGCTGGCCGACTTCGCCTCGCGCGGCTGGATCCGCCTGGAGCCCCGCTCCGTGGTGATTATGGACGTCGACCGCCTGGGGCGCCGCGCCCGCTGA
- a CDS encoding acetyl-CoA hydrolase/transferase family protein: MNSRITDPLLLSRVMSAADAVQHIQPGDNVGMSGFTGAGYPKEVPTALGQRVVAAHQRGEEFQIGLWTGASTAPDADGVLAEARAISSRMPYNSDPTLRALINAGEVDYVDAHLSHSAPHMWFGFYGRLNVAVVEVTAVLPGGMLVPSSSVGNNKTWLDQADKVILEVNHWQPREFEGFHDVYYKTALPPHRVPIPLDDPTDRIGEPYLRVDPAKVVAVVETRAPDRNSDFTAPDAVSEAIAGHVLDFLRHEVAAGRMPPELLPIQSGVGNVANAVLAGLGSSEFTDLVAFTEVIQDGMLDLLDSGTLRFASATSFGLSSAGVKRFMDGIDGYKGRILLRSEEISNHPELVRRLGVIAMNGMIEADIYGHVNSTHVMGSAVMNGIGGSGDFARNAYLNFFVSPSTAKNGAISSIVPMASHVDHTEHDVHVLVTERGLADLRGLSPHDRARRVIASCAHPSYADRLTDYLDRAIAARPTARHTPHLLGEALSWHQRYLDTGRM, translated from the coding sequence GTGAACTCTCGGATCACCGACCCCTTGCTGCTGTCCCGCGTGATGAGCGCGGCGGACGCGGTGCAGCACATCCAGCCGGGCGACAACGTCGGGATGAGCGGCTTCACCGGCGCCGGCTACCCCAAGGAGGTGCCGACCGCGCTGGGCCAGCGGGTGGTGGCGGCGCACCAGCGTGGCGAGGAGTTCCAGATCGGGCTGTGGACCGGGGCCTCGACCGCACCCGATGCCGACGGCGTGCTCGCCGAGGCGCGCGCCATCTCCAGCCGGATGCCCTACAACTCCGACCCCACGCTGCGGGCCCTGATCAACGCCGGTGAGGTCGACTACGTCGACGCGCACCTGAGCCACTCCGCCCCGCACATGTGGTTCGGCTTCTACGGCCGCCTCAACGTCGCCGTGGTGGAGGTGACCGCCGTGCTGCCGGGCGGGATGCTGGTGCCCAGCAGCTCCGTCGGCAACAACAAGACCTGGCTCGACCAGGCCGACAAGGTGATCCTCGAGGTCAACCACTGGCAGCCCCGGGAGTTCGAGGGCTTCCACGACGTCTACTACAAGACCGCGCTGCCGCCCCACCGGGTGCCGATCCCGCTGGACGACCCCACCGACCGCATCGGCGAGCCCTACCTGAGGGTGGACCCCGCCAAGGTGGTCGCCGTCGTGGAGACCCGGGCGCCGGACCGCAACAGCGACTTCACCGCCCCCGACGCGGTCTCCGAGGCCATCGCCGGGCACGTGCTGGACTTCCTGCGCCACGAGGTCGCGGCCGGGCGGATGCCCCCGGAGCTGCTCCCCATCCAGTCCGGGGTCGGCAACGTCGCCAACGCGGTGCTCGCGGGGCTCGGGAGCAGCGAGTTCACCGATCTGGTGGCCTTCACCGAGGTGATCCAGGACGGCATGCTCGACCTGCTCGACAGCGGCACCCTGCGCTTCGCCTCCGCCACCTCCTTCGGCCTCTCCAGCGCCGGGGTGAAGCGGTTCATGGACGGCATCGACGGCTACAAGGGCCGGATCCTGCTGCGCAGCGAGGAGATCTCCAACCACCCCGAGCTGGTGCGCCGGCTCGGCGTGATCGCGATGAACGGGATGATCGAGGCCGACATCTACGGCCACGTGAACTCCACCCACGTGATGGGCTCGGCGGTGATGAACGGGATCGGCGGCAGCGGCGACTTCGCCCGCAACGCCTACCTGAACTTCTTCGTCTCACCCTCGACGGCCAAGAACGGCGCCATCTCCTCGATCGTGCCGATGGCCAGTCACGTCGACCACACCGAGCACGACGTGCACGTGCTCGTGACCGAGCGGGGGCTCGCCGACCTGCGCGGGCTCTCGCCGCACGACCGGGCGCGCAGGGTGATCGCCAGCTGCGCGCACCCGTCGTACGCCGACCGGCTGACCGACTACCTGGACCGGGCGATCGCCGCGCGGCCCACCGCGCGCCACACCCCGCACCTGCTGGGCGAGGCGCTCAGCTGGCACCAGAGGTACCTGGACACCGGGCGCATGTGA
- a CDS encoding MBL fold metallo-hydrolase, producing the protein MTTWRGGTFGDRARCVLAPNANLMTLDGTNTWVLREPGARRSVVVDPGPSILSHLDSVAAHAEEVAVVLLTHHHLDHSEAAAEFAQRMGCGVRALDPAHQLGGEGLGDGDVVEVDGLEVHVVATPGHTADSLSFLLPAEQAILTGDTVLGRGTTVVAHPDGQLGAYLDSLDRLHALAEAREAQTVWPGHGPVIEDALGALDFYIAHRRERLAQVEQAVLDLSDQPTLAAALTELDLAPGSGATLTPHTVVERVYADVDPVLWGAAELSVRAQLAHLAGARRVLG; encoded by the coding sequence GTGACCACCTGGCGGGGCGGGACCTTCGGGGACCGGGCGCGGTGCGTGCTCGCGCCCAACGCGAACCTGATGACGCTGGACGGCACCAACACCTGGGTGCTCCGCGAGCCCGGCGCGCGACGCTCCGTGGTGGTGGACCCCGGTCCGTCGATCCTGAGCCACCTCGACTCCGTCGCCGCGCACGCCGAGGAGGTCGCGGTGGTGCTGCTCACCCACCACCACCTCGACCACTCCGAGGCGGCGGCGGAGTTCGCGCAGCGGATGGGCTGCGGGGTGCGCGCCCTGGATCCCGCCCACCAGCTCGGGGGCGAGGGGCTCGGCGACGGCGACGTGGTGGAGGTCGACGGCCTGGAGGTGCACGTGGTGGCGACCCCTGGCCACACCGCCGACTCGCTCTCCTTCCTGCTGCCGGCCGAGCAGGCGATCCTCACCGGCGACACCGTGCTGGGTCGCGGCACCACCGTGGTCGCCCATCCCGACGGTCAGCTCGGCGCCTACCTGGACTCCCTGGACCGGCTGCACGCGCTGGCCGAGGCCCGGGAGGCGCAGACCGTCTGGCCCGGTCACGGCCCGGTGATCGAGGACGCGCTGGGCGCTCTGGACTTCTACATCGCCCACCGGCGCGAGCGGCTGGCCCAGGTCGAGCAGGCGGTGCTGGACCTGTCCGACCAGCCCACCCTCGCGGCCGCCCTGACCGAGCTGGACCTCGCGCCGGGCAGCGGAGCCACGCTCACCCCGCACACCGTCGTGGAGCGCGTCTACGCCGACGTCGACCCGGTGCTGTGGGGTGCCGCGGAGCTCTCGGTCCGGGCCCAGCTGGCGCACCTCGCCGGGGCGCGCCGGGTCCTGGGATGA
- a CDS encoding NUDIX hydrolase, with translation MQRLPLPHHLIEAARAFADGHAEPAEPRDAATVVLMRPGAGEPDLYLLRRQTSMAFAGGMCVFPGGGVDPRDDDPAVAWAGPSPTEWAERLGTDEDKARALVCAAVRETFEESGVLLAGPSASTVVEDTSGDDWEADRVALESRELHFSDFLVRRGLVLRTDLLGAWSGWLTPIFEPRRYRTWFFVAAMPQGQVTRHVGTEASSVRWVPAAEAVRRVEAQEIGMLPPTWLTCLEISGFEHPDSVLAAAADRRVEMFMPEVVEDADGHLLSTPPAYVELLREREGS, from the coding sequence GTGCAACGGCTGCCACTGCCCCACCACCTGATCGAGGCCGCCCGCGCGTTCGCCGACGGTCACGCCGAGCCGGCCGAGCCGCGGGACGCGGCCACCGTAGTGCTGATGCGTCCCGGAGCGGGCGAGCCCGACCTCTACCTCCTGCGCCGGCAGACGTCGATGGCCTTCGCCGGCGGCATGTGCGTCTTCCCCGGCGGCGGGGTCGACCCCCGCGACGACGACCCCGCGGTGGCCTGGGCCGGGCCGTCGCCCACCGAGTGGGCCGAGCGCCTGGGCACCGACGAGGACAAGGCCCGCGCCCTGGTCTGCGCCGCGGTGCGCGAGACCTTCGAGGAGTCCGGGGTGCTGCTGGCCGGCCCGTCCGCGTCCACCGTGGTCGAGGACACCTCGGGCGACGACTGGGAGGCCGACCGGGTCGCCCTGGAGTCGCGGGAGCTGCACTTCAGCGACTTCCTGGTGCGCCGGGGCCTGGTGCTGCGCACCGACCTGCTGGGCGCGTGGTCGGGTTGGCTGACGCCGATCTTCGAGCCGCGCCGCTACCGGACCTGGTTCTTCGTGGCCGCCATGCCCCAGGGGCAGGTCACCCGGCACGTGGGCACCGAGGCCTCCTCGGTGCGCTGGGTGCCCGCCGCCGAGGCGGTACGCCGGGTGGAGGCGCAGGAGATCGGGATGCTGCCGCCGACCTGGCTCACCTGCCTGGAGATCTCCGGCTTCGAGCACCCCGACTCGGTGCTGGCAGCAGCCGCGGACCGCAGGGTGGAGATGTTCATGCCCGAGGTGGTCGAGGACGCCGACGGGCACCTGCTGTCCACGCCTCCGGCGTACGTCGAGCTGCTGCGGGAGCGCGAGGGGTCGTGA
- a CDS encoding RidA family protein: protein MMHPEERLAELGLSVPEVAAPVAAYVPAVRSGNHVFTSGQLPMRGGELMLTGKVGGEVSLEEAVECARQCALNALAAVKAQIDDLAAIRRVVKVVCFVASTPDFTGQPQVANGVSELLGEIFGEAGAHARSAVGVSVLPLDAPVEVELVVEV from the coding sequence CTGATGCACCCCGAGGAGAGGCTCGCCGAGCTCGGGCTGAGCGTGCCGGAGGTCGCCGCTCCGGTGGCGGCCTACGTGCCCGCGGTGCGCTCGGGGAACCACGTGTTCACCTCCGGCCAGCTGCCGATGCGCGGCGGCGAGCTGATGCTGACCGGCAAGGTCGGTGGCGAGGTGTCCCTGGAGGAGGCGGTGGAGTGCGCGCGTCAGTGCGCCCTCAACGCCCTCGCCGCGGTGAAGGCCCAGATCGACGACCTCGCCGCGATCCGACGGGTGGTCAAGGTGGTGTGCTTCGTGGCGAGCACCCCCGACTTCACCGGCCAGCCTCAGGTCGCCAACGGGGTCTCGGAGCTGCTCGGCGAGATCTTCGGCGAGGCCGGGGCGCACGCCCGCTCGGCCGTCGGAGTGAGCGTGCTGCCGCTGGACGCCCCCGTCGAGGTCGAGCTCGTCGTGGAGGTGTGA
- a CDS encoding sensor histidine kinase, with protein sequence MTGPRVAAQASVPWQLGPRWRRRFDLLLVAGLMLPVLAILLSGADPWWTILASAQILPLLWRRGHPTAVFAAVAVASAAQVLLLDSPIWGQLAFPVAVYSVARFGTGVRAGVALGVGILAAAVATVDWSNAFGLTWSQLVPNFGSISAIVVTSWALGTMGRVREAHIGTLVDRAEQAERIAQREVELAAQDERARIAREMHDVVAHGLSVIVVQADGARYAAVKDADIAVRTLETIGATGREALQEMRRMLGLLRTGDTGVRPQPTLADLPHLVAEARAAGTEVAAELPDPGAVVPEGVGLAAYRIVQEALTNVRKHAGPQAGVRLAVRVGAEVEIEVADDGRGATAVDDGRGHGLVGMRERAAVHGGTVRAGPAPGGGYVVSARIPR encoded by the coding sequence ATGACCGGTCCCCGCGTTGCAGCCCAGGCGTCGGTGCCGTGGCAGCTGGGGCCGCGTTGGCGCCGGCGGTTCGACCTGCTCCTGGTCGCCGGCCTGATGCTCCCGGTGCTCGCCATCCTCCTCTCCGGGGCCGACCCCTGGTGGACGATCCTGGCCAGCGCCCAGATCCTCCCGCTGCTCTGGCGGCGCGGGCATCCCACGGCCGTCTTCGCGGCGGTCGCGGTGGCCTCGGCCGCCCAGGTGCTGCTGCTCGACTCCCCCATCTGGGGACAGCTGGCGTTTCCCGTCGCCGTCTACTCGGTGGCCCGCTTCGGCACCGGCGTCCGCGCCGGGGTGGCGCTCGGCGTGGGCATCCTCGCCGCCGCGGTGGCCACCGTCGACTGGTCGAACGCGTTCGGGCTCACCTGGTCCCAGCTGGTGCCCAACTTCGGCAGCATCAGCGCCATCGTGGTCACCTCCTGGGCCCTGGGCACGATGGGCCGGGTCCGGGAGGCACACATCGGCACCCTGGTGGACCGGGCCGAGCAGGCCGAGCGGATCGCCCAGCGCGAGGTCGAGCTCGCTGCCCAGGACGAGCGGGCCCGGATCGCCCGCGAGATGCACGACGTGGTCGCCCACGGCCTGTCGGTGATCGTGGTGCAGGCCGACGGCGCCCGCTACGCCGCGGTCAAGGACGCCGACATCGCCGTACGCACGCTGGAGACCATCGGTGCCACCGGGCGAGAGGCGCTGCAGGAGATGCGTCGCATGCTGGGCCTGCTGCGCACCGGCGACACCGGCGTACGCCCGCAGCCGACGCTGGCCGACCTGCCGCACCTGGTGGCGGAGGCGAGGGCGGCGGGGACCGAGGTGGCCGCCGAGCTGCCGGACCCTGGGGCCGTGGTCCCCGAGGGCGTCGGGCTGGCGGCGTACCGGATCGTGCAGGAGGCGCTGACCAACGTGCGCAAGCACGCCGGACCCCAGGCCGGCGTCCGGCTGGCGGTCCGGGTCGGGGCGGAGGTCGAGATCGAGGTGGCCGACGACGGCCGGGGCGCGACGGCCGTCGACGACGGTCGCGGTCACGGACTGGTCGGCATGCGGGAGCGGGCCGCGGTGCACGGCGGCACGGTGCGGGCGGGGCCGGCGCCCGGTGGCGGGTACGTCGTCTCTGCGAGGATCCCCCGGTGA
- a CDS encoding response regulator produces MTDEQPAATPIRVFLVDDQQMVRAGFRMLVESQDDMVVVGDAGDGGEALQQLAVTAADVVLMDVRMPRMDGVEATRRLQATSTPPRVIVLTTFDLDEYAFEAIRAGASAFLLKDATPPDLLGAIRSVHAGDSVVAPSTTRRLLDHFAALPAPGAAPTDGRLSVLTEREREVLTLVARGRTNPEIAADLVVAETTVKTHVGRILAKTGSRDRVQLVVLAYETGLVSA; encoded by the coding sequence GTGACCGACGAGCAACCAGCCGCGACCCCGATCCGGGTCTTCCTGGTCGACGACCAGCAGATGGTCCGCGCCGGGTTCCGGATGCTGGTGGAGTCCCAGGACGACATGGTGGTGGTCGGGGACGCCGGTGACGGCGGCGAGGCGCTGCAGCAGCTCGCGGTGACCGCCGCCGACGTGGTGCTGATGGACGTCCGGATGCCGCGGATGGACGGCGTCGAGGCGACGCGGCGGCTCCAGGCCACCAGCACGCCGCCCCGGGTCATCGTGCTGACCACCTTCGACCTCGACGAGTACGCGTTCGAGGCGATCCGGGCCGGCGCCTCGGCCTTCCTCCTCAAGGACGCCACCCCACCGGACCTGCTCGGCGCCATCCGGTCCGTGCACGCCGGCGACTCGGTGGTCGCCCCCAGCACCACCCGGCGCCTGCTGGACCACTTCGCAGCCCTCCCTGCCCCCGGGGCAGCACCCACGGACGGCCGGCTCTCGGTGCTCACCGAGCGCGAGCGCGAGGTGCTCACCCTGGTCGCCCGCGGTCGCACCAACCCCGAGATCGCCGCGGACCTGGTGGTCGCCGAGACGACCGTGAAGACCCACGTCGGCCGGATCCTGGCCAAGACCGGCTCCCGGGACCGGGTCCAGCTGGTGGTGCTGGCCTACGAGACGGGGCTGGTCAGCGCGTGA